AGCACCAGTTCACCGACCTCACGACCGATCTCATGCAGGCGCACCGCCATCGCCTGGGCGAGGATGCCGCCCACCGACCAGCCCAGCAGATGCACCGGCCCTTTCGGCTGCAATGCAACCACGCGCTGCACGTAGTCGTTGGCCATGGCTTCGCTGCTGGATGGCAACGGCTGCTTCGGATCCAGCGCCGCCGACTGCAGGCCGTACACCGGGCGTGCCGGCTGCAGGGCGCGCGCCAGGCGGCGGTAGTTCCAGGCGATGCCACCGGCCGGGTGCAGCACGAACAAGGGAGTGGGCCCATCGGCATCAGTCGCAGCCAACGAGATCACCGGGCCCAATGCGTGGTCGGCCAGCGCCGGCGGCTCGGCAATGCGGGTCGCCAACGCGGCCACGGTCGGCTGCGCGAACAAAGCGCCCAGGCCAAGGTCACAGCGCCAGCGCTGCTCGATGGCCAGCAGCAGGTGCACCGCGGACAGCGAATCGCCACCGAGGCTGAAGAAGTCCGCATCCACCGCCACGGGCGCATCGCGGCCCAGCGCCTGGGCGAACAGCACGGCCAGCTCCTGCTCCAGCGGCGTGCGCGGCGCCAGTCCGGAAATCTCGTTCTGCGGCGGCTTCGGCAAGGCGTTGCGGTCGAGCTTGCCGTTGGCGGTCACCGGCCAGTGATCCACACCGACGAACGCCGAGGGCACCATGTAGTCCGGCACGCGCTTGGCCAGGTGGCCTCGCAGCATCGCAGCATCGGCAAGCGCCGCCGGCACATAGGCCACCAGCCGCGCATCGCCCGGCGTGTCCAGGCGCAGCAGCACTTCCACGCGCTCCATGCCAGGCAGCTCACCCAGTGCCGCCTCTATCTCGCCCAGCTCGATGCGCAGGCCGCGCAGTTTTACCTGATGGTCGCTGCGACCGAGATACTCGACCGCACCATCGGGGCGCCAGCGCGCTACGTCGCCGGTGCGGTAGATCCGCTCGCCCGGCAGGAAGGGATCGGCCAGGAAGCGCTCGGCGGTCAGATCATCGCGGCCGAGATAGCCACGTGCCAGCTGCACGCCGCCCAGGTACAGGTCGCCGGCCACACCGACCGGCACCGGCTGCGTCCGCGCGTCCAGCACATACAAGCGGGTATTCCAGACCGGGAACCCGATCGGCACTGGCCGCGAGTGGTCCTGGGCCGAGGCCGGCCAGTAGCTGACGTCCACTGCGGCTTCGGTCGGGCCGTACAGGTTGTGCAGTTCGGCCTGCACGCGCGCATGAAAGCGGTCGCGCAGTGAAGCGTCCAGCGCCTCGCCACTGGTGAACACGCGGCGCAGCTGCAGGCCTTCGGAGGCCGGCGCAGCAAGGAACGCGCCGAGCATCGACGGCACGAAATGCGCCGTGGTGATGCCTTGGTCGCGGATCAGCCGTGCCAGCTCGGTCGGATCACGATGCGCGTCCGGACCCGCCACCACCAGCGTCGCGCCGCACAGCAGCGGCAGGAAAAATTCCCAGACCGAGACATCGAAGGTGGCTGGCGTCTTCTGCAGTATCCGGTCGTCGGTACGGATGCCGTAGTGCTCGCGCATCCACAGCAGACGATTGACGATGGCACGATGCTCGATCACCACGCCCTTCGGCTCGCCGGTCGAACCCGAGGTATAGATCACATAGGCCGCATCGCTGGGCGCCGGATCGGGCCAGGGCGCTGCGAAGCTCAGCGCAGTCCACTGCTCGGGTGCGAGCACCGGCATACCGGTCATGCGCTCCGCCACGTCCGCCGCCGCCAACACGCAGACCGGTTGCGCCGAGGCCAGGATGCGGGCAAGGCGTTCGTCAGGATGCGCCAGATCCAGCGGCAGGTAGGCGGCGCCCGCGCGCAGCACCGCCACCAGCGCGATCACCAGCTCCAGCGAGCGCGGCAATGCCACTGCCACCACACTGTTCGGGCCGACGCCCATCGCGCGCAGCTGCGCGGCAAGTGCGAAGCTACGCGCTTCCAGCGTTGCGTAATCCAACGTGGCGTCGCCGAACACCAGCGCGGGTGCCTGTGGATCGCGGTCCATGCCCTGTTGCAGCAGCTCAACCAGCGTGGTCTGCGGCAGTGCATGCGCGGTGGCATTGAAACCATGCACTACCTGCTGCGCTTCTTCGCCGGTGGCCAGCGGCACCGCCGCGATGTCTTCAGCCTCCAGCGCCGCCGACACGAAATGCAGCAGCCGCGCCGCGTGCGCCTGCACATCCTCGCGGCTGTAGAGCGAAGGATTGGCTTCAATCTCCAGGTCGAGCAGGTGCTGGCCATCGCCACGGAAACCCAGCGTCAGGTCGTCGACCGGCCCGGTGCAAAGCACCTCCAGCGTGGCCTGCACGCCAGGCAACGCCAGCGGCGTGTAGAACGGCTGCACATTCACCAGCGGCCCATGCAGCCGTTGCTGCGCTCCCACCAGACCCAGGTCACGGCGCAGCTGCTCACCACGATAGCGGCCGTGCTTGCGGCCCTGGCTGAGTTGCCGGCCCAATGCCCGGGTAAACGCCTCGACACTGCCCTCGCCGGCCGCCACCCGCAGCGGCAGCACGTTCATCACCATTGCCGGCACGCGCGCCGATGCGTTGCCGAGCCGCCCCATGTAAGGCACGCCCAGCACCACTTCATCGACGGCGCTCATCCGCCGAAGGTACTCGGCCGCCAGTGCGGCCAGCACATCCGGCCAGGGCTGCAGCCAACGTACCGAGGCCTGCAGCAACTGCTCACGGAATGCCGCATCGAGCGGCTGCACCCAGCGCAGCGCGTCGTCACTGGCCGCCAGCGTGCCGGCCAGGCCCACGCCTGCCGGTGCGCCCTGCATGTGCTCACGCCACCACTGCCCGGCCTGCGCGCGGCGCGGATCGGCACGATAAGCGGCATCATCGGCCAGCACGCCCGCCAGCCCCGGCAGGGGCTCACCCGTGCGACCGGCATACAACGCGCAGACGCGACCGGTGAACAACGCCATGCCATAGCCGTCGGCCGCCAGATGATGCACGCGCAGGTACCAGACCCAGCGCTGCCCGCCCAGATCGAACAACACCTGCTGGCTGATCCGGTCGCGGGTGGGATCGACCGGGCTCAGCCGGTCGGCGTGCATCAGGTTGCGTGCCGCAGCGGCGGGATCCGCCTCGGTGGACACATCGCGCACCGAAAGCAACGGCACGTGTGCCGGGTCATGCCACTGCAGCGGCTGGCCATCGGCACCTTCGGCAAAGCGTAATGCGAAGGCCTGGGCTTCGCCTGCAGCCTGGTCTGCCGCGGCGACGAACGCGGCCACATCCAGCGCACCCTCGATCCACACCGCGTGCGCGGTATTGAATGACGGATTGTCCGGTGCCAGCCGCTGCGCGAACCACAGCCCAGCCTGGGCCTCGGTCAGCGCCACCGGCGTGGCCAGCGCGACGGCGTTCATGCGTTCTGCGCGGCCTGCAGTTGCTGCACCACACCCCACCACTGGCGCAGCGTGGTGTGTTCTGCCAGCTGCGAGAACTCCAGCGGCAGACCGGTGTTGCCCCAGGCCAGGACCAGGCCGAGCATGCGCATCGAATCCAGGTCCAGGTCGATCAGGTTGTCGTCGTCACCGATCTCTGCCGGCGTGCACTCCAGCACGCGCGCCACATCGGCACGCATCCGCTCCAGATCCAGCACGTCACCCGTGGCAGCCATCACAGCACCTCCAGCAGCTGATCGGTGGTCATCGGCACACCACAGGTGCGCGCGATCCAGTGCAGCGCCTGATCGTGGTCGGCGCGCGAGAAATCCGCCACCGCGTCAGCTGCGATGAACGCCTCGATGTCACGCTGGAAGGCTTCGACCACGGTGGCAGTGCAGCCGATATGGGCGTAAACGCCGGTGACCAGCAGCTGGTCGCGGCCACGCACCCGCATCAGTGTTTCCAGGTTGCTGCGCTGGAAGGCACTGTAGCGGTGCTTCACCAGCACGTGCTCGCCAGGTTGCGGTGCCAGCACATCGATGATCGGCTCATGATCGGCACTGCTGCGCATGCCCGGCCCCCACAGGTCGGCCTGCAGGCCACGGTCACGGCGATCCTGGTCGCCATGCTGGGCGGTGTAGAACACCGGAATGCCATGTGCCCGGCAATGCGCCAGCAGGCGCGCGATGTTGTCCACCGCGGGCCGCAACGGGGCGTTCCCGGCGTCGAATGCGGCCAGGAAGTAGCGCTGCATGTCATGCACCAGCAGAGCGGCACGATCGCGCTGCGGGCGCCACGGGCCGCGCGCCTGCGGCAGTTCGGCAGCGGTCGGCAAGGGATAGTGGGTGATGCGGGGCAGCGCCATCAGCGCGTTCCTCCTGTCTGTTGCAGATGACGAGCACGCAGCTGCGCGCGCAGTTCGCGGCGGCTGATCTTGCCGACCGCCGTGGTATCGAAACTTTCGACGAACACGACCTGGTCCGGCACCTTGAAGGCGGCCAGGCCGCGCGTACGCATCCAGGCCTTCAGAGCCGGCGCCTTGAACGGCTCGCCGTGCGGAATCACGAAGGCGCAGCTGCGCTCGCCCAGATACTCATCGGGAATGGAGACCACGGCGGCGTCGAACACGCCGGGGTGCGCCAGCAGGTGATCTTCGATCTCTTCGGCGGAGATCTTCTCGCCCGCGCGGTTGATGTGGTCACCCGCACGGCCCTGCACCACCAGGTAGCCTCCGGGCAGCTGCTGCACACGGTCGCCGGTACGATAGAAGCCGTCGTCGGTGAACGAGCGCGCATTGGCCACCGCGTCGTTGTGGTAGCCGCGGATGGTGTACGGGCCACGGGTAAGCAGATGCCCCACCTCGCCTTCGGCCACCGGCTGGTCATGGTCATCGACCACGCGCACTTCGTCGTCCGGGCTGATCGGCCGGCCCTGGCACGCCACGATCAGTTCCTCCGGATCATCCAGACGCGTGTAGTTGACCAGGCCTTCGGCCATGCCGAACACCTGTTGCAGCGTGCAGCCAAGGCCGTCGATCACCCGTCGTGCCGCTTCCGGCACCAGCTTGGCACCGCCGACCTGCAGCACCTGCAGGCTGGAAAGATCGTGCGGGGTGGTTGCTGCCGCCTGCGCCCACAGCAGCGCCAGCGGCGGCACCAGTCCGCAGCACGTCACCTTCTCGCGGGCGATCAGCGGGAACGCCGCATCCGGCCCGGGGCCGGGACTGAGCACCACGCGCGCACCGGCATACAGCGCGCCGAAGAAGCCGGGCGAACTCATCGGGAAGTTGTGCGCGGCCGGCAGCGCGACCAGGTACACGCTGTCGCGGTCGATGCCGCAGAGGTCATTGCTGGCACGGAACGAATAGATGTAATCGTCGTGGGTGCGCGGAATCAGCTTGGACAGGCCAGTGCTGCCACCGGAGATCTGCAGGAACGCAACCGACTGCGGGTCCGGGTCGGCCGGCAGCTGGCTGCGATCGCCCTGCAGCGCCTCCAACGCAACGAACTCCGCCGCATCGCCGTCGATCACCACATGGCGCACGGCGGACACTTCGGCCTGCAGCGCCCGCGCCAGCCCACGATGATCGAAGCCATCGTGCAGTGTGGTGGTGATGTAGGCACTGGCCTCGGCCTTGTTGGCGAAGTGCACCAGCTCGGTGATGCGGTGCGCAGGCAGCGCGTAGACCGGTACCAGGCCGGCGCGAAACAGGCCGCAGACTGTGGTGATGAACCCTGCGGTGTTGCCCAGCTGTACCAGTACCCGTTCGCCGGGCTGCAGACCGAGTGCCAGCAGGCCCGCGCCGATGCGCCCTGCCTCGTGCCACAGCTGCGCGTAGCTCAGGCGGACGTCGCCAGCCACCACCGCGATGTCATCCGCATAGCGTTCCGCGCGCTCGCGCAGGAATGCCGGGAAGGTCTCGCCGCGCCAGTGCCCTGCATCGCGATACCGCGCTGCCAGCGCATCAGGCCAAACCTGCTGCAGTGGCAGGCGGGAAGAATCAGTGGAGGTATTCATGCGGCAGGCTCGATGGCGGGCGCGGATTCATGGACACCCAGCGCATTCAACAGGGCAGCGAACTTCGCTGCGGTTTCAGCCACTTCAGCCTCGGGTTGCGAATCGGCGACGATGCCGGCGCCTGCGTACAGGCGCAGCTGCGTGCCCTGCAGCCGCGCGCAGCGGATCGCCACGTACCAGTCTCCATCCCCCTGCGCGTCCAGCCAGCCGACTGCACCGGCATAGAAGCCGCGCGGCACCGGTTCCAGCTCGCGGATGCGCTGCAGTGCCGCCAGCCGTGGCGTACCGCAGACTGCCGGCGTGGGGTGCAGCTGTGCCAGCAGTTCGGCGGCAGACGTCTGCGGATCCTTCAGGGTGGCGTGGATGCGGGTTCCCAGATGCCACATGCTGGCGGTCGCATGCAGCGCCGGCCGCGGCTGCGCATCGATGTGGCTGCAGTACGGCGCCAGGCCATCGACGATGGCTTCGACCACGTGGCGATGCTCGTCATGGTCCTTGCGCGAGGCCAGCAGCGCCTGCGCGGCACGCTCGTCCTCGGCGGCATCGGCGCTGCGGCGTGCGGACCCGGCCAGCGGATGCGACAGCAGCGCCGCGCCGCGCTTGCGCAGCAGCAGTTCCGGCGTTGCACCCACCAGCCAGGCCGGTGCCTGCCCCGGTTCAACCGGCAGCGGCACCGCATAGGTGGCCACCGAAGGGTCCGCGCCCAGGCGGGCCAGCAGCACCTCCGGGGAAAGTGACTGCCGCGTGCGGGCCAGCAGGCTGCGCGCCAGCACCACCTTGTGCAGTTCCTGTTCGGGCGCGCGCAGGGCCTGCACCGCTGTGGCCACGGCGGCCGCATAGTCCAACGCTGCGGGCTCTGCCCGCAGCTCACCCTCCAGCGGCGGCGCCGCCTGCGGCTGCAACGGCAATGGCGGCAGCAGCCGCTCGGGCTGGTACAGCGCATCGTCGGCACGCGGCTCGAACGGCACCGCACCGACCAGCAACCCCGGCCCGCCGCGCTGCTGGGCGAAGAACTCTGCAACACGCTCAGCCAGGGTCGCCAGCGCACCACTCGCCAGCGCGGCCCGGCAACCACGTGCGTGCACGTGCTGGCCGGCATGCTGCAGCAGGAACAGCGACGCGTCGTCAGTGCTCTCCAGCGGCGCTGGCGCAGCCTCCGGCCACGCACCCTGCATCAGGGAATCGTTCATGGGGTCTCCTTCATCCGATGCGCTGCAGCCAGCGCGCACAGCAACAGCAGCAGCGCGCCGACCAGCAGGTATGGCAGGCTCGGCCCGCCGCGATACAACAGCGTGCCAAGCATCGGCCCGGCCACCATGCCCAGTCCCTGTGCGGCAGCGACAGTACCGGCGGCAGCGCCCTGCTCGTGTGCCTCCACCGCGTCGGCGGCCAACGCCTGGAACGAGGGGAATACGAAGCCCATGCCGAATGCAGCCAGCGCGTAGGCCGTAGGCAGTTGCCAGGCCTGCTGCACGCCCGCCACCGAAGCAAAGCCGATGCCGGAAATGAGGGCGCCAAGAATGATCCAGCGCCGCGGATGTACCTCCAGCTTCATCACCAGCGCCTGCGCCAGGATCAGGCCGACACCGACCGCAGTCAGCGCGATACCTGCCATGCGTGCACCCGCAGCGGCATCCAGGCCCAGGCGATCGATTGCGAAGAAGCCGACCGTGACCTGCGCGATGGTCACCGAGACCATCGCGATGAACGCCGCCAACTGCGGCAGGCGCAACCGCGAGTCGGTGCGGCTCATCGGCGCGCGGCGCTGCGCGGATGCCCCCACCACCGGCGGCGTTGCTGGCAGCCGCCAGGCCAGCAATGCCAGTGCCAGCAGCGGCAGCAATGCGGCTACATACAGCGCCAGCGACAGGTTCGTGTAGGCCAGCCAACCCGCAGCAGCCGGGCCCAGCACCATGCCCAGCGCGTTGGCGCTGCCCAGGCGGGCGAGGAATTTCGCTCGCTGTCCGGTGGGTGCCTTGTCGGCGATCAGCGCGGCAGCGGTAGGCGGCACCGCCGCGTAGAACAGGCCGATCAGGCCACGCGCACCGACCAGCACCAGCACCGATACCAGTACCGGCGGCACCGCCTGCAGGGCGACGTCGATGAACACCGCCAGCGCGATGTAGACCACGGTGTACGCGCTCATCGCCAGCATCAGCACGCGCTTGCGGCCGATGCGGTCGCTGAGCTGGCCCCACGGACGGGCAGCCAGCATCCACAGCACGCCCGCAGCGGTCACCGACAGTCCGGCGTGCCACTCGGACAGACCGAGCATGCGGACCACCGGGCCGATCACAGCGACGAAGGACATCATCGCCATGGTGCCGATCAGGGCAGCCAACACCAGCGCCGGCAAGCCGGGAACGACGGGACGTGCGTGCATGGAACACCAGCCGTAACAGGAAAGGATGGCCGGGCGCACCTGCGCCCCGCCCGGCACCGGCCCTGTTCAGGACTGGATGCCATCCTTAAATGATAACGGCTCGTATTTGCATTTGATACCCATTCTCTTGAATGGGCGCGCAACAGTGGGTTCAGCGCATTGCACGCAGGCCGAGCAGGCCTCGGCCCTTGAACCACCACTCCAGCGGCAGCGTCACCAGCGGCGGGATGGCTGCCAGCAGGGCCAGCGCGCTCGCCCACCACGGCCAGCGCAGGCGCACCGCCGCGAACAGGGTGACCGCCACGTAGACCAGGAAGGCCACGCCGTGCAGCGGGCCGAACAGCTTCACCAACGCAACGTTGGCCATGGGGCCGTACTTCATCCACATGCCGATGAGCAGGCCGGCCCAGGTCACGGCCTCGATGAAAGCGACCGCCGCGAACAGGCGTCCAGTCGGGTGCATGGGGGAACGTTCGGTCACGCGGAGCTCCGGCAGCGGGATATCAAATGCGAATGATACGCAGATGCGGACGTTCCGGACACCGGCGGGTAGCGCTGGGCCACCAAGGTGGACACCTACCTGAGCATATGCGGCACAACCTGCTCGCCGATCTCACGCAGCACGTCATCCATCGGACGCCCGTTGTCGGCCAGATTGAACATCACGTGCGCCACGCCCTGCGCATGCACGCGCAGCAGATAGTCACGCAGACCGTCGCGGCCGACCTTCAGGCCCAGCGGCAGCGGCTCCGCCGGCGCCTGCGGATCCGCCTGCAGGTCCAGCAGCATCGACTGCACGAACGGCTTGCCTGGCCCACCACCCTGCACCAGCGCCTGCTGCCACAGGCCGATCCGTCCTTCCTGCGCAGCTTCCTCGCGGTGATAGGTGGCCCAGCCCTCGGCTTCGCGCGCGATCCACTGCAGGCTCTGCCGCGCCGTGCCGACCACCAGCATCGGGATGCGCGTGGCCGGCGCCGGCAGTACGTCGAAGCCACCAGTCGCCTGCAGTACGGCGGTCCGCTCATCGGCCTCCGGTGACAGCGCCGCGCGCAACAACGTCCAGCGCTCACGGAAGTTCGCCGCCCTGCCCTGCAGATCCTCACCGAACGCGGCGAACTCTTCCGGGCGGTCACCCGAACCCAGGCCGAGCATGAAACGCCCGTCGCTGATCCGGTCCAGGCTCAGTGCCGACTTAGCCACCTGCAACGGCCGGCGCAACGGCAGCACAATCGCTGCGCTGCCGACCACGATGCGCTCGGTCGCGGCCGCCAGCATGCCCAGCCACAGGAACGGATCGTCCAGCGCACTCGCTGTCGCGTCTGGCCCCTGTGGCACCATCAGCGGCACGTCGCGCGCCCACAACGCGGCGAAGCCAAGATCGTCGGCCAGCCGTGCGATGCGCCGTGCCTCACGCGGATCGGCCAGCCCCTGCGACGCCACCGGCGTCATCAGGCCCAGGCTCAAGCCCTGTTGCGGAAACAACGCAGCGTAAGCGGGATTGAAATCACTCATGCCGCCAGCTTAGCGTGCAGGCATGCGGCAACGATGACGTGCCGCCCACCACGGGAAGAACACTGCATGCCGAAGATCCGCCCCGCTCATGCCGATGACCTGCCTGCGATCAGTGCGCTGTGCCTGGCCGCGTTCGACGAGGCAGTGGCGCCGACGCTCGGCGCGGCCGGCATCGCCACCTTCGGCAGTGTCGCTGCAGCGGATGCGTTCGGTGTGCGCCTGCAGGGTGACAACCACATCCTGGTGGCCGAGCAGGATGCGCGCGTGGTCGGGGTGGTCGAACTGAAGGAGGGCCGGCACCTGGCGATGCTGTTCGTCGATCCCGACTGCCAGGGCCAGGGCATCGGCCATGCGCTGTTCGAGGCGGTGCTGCCGCAGGTGCGCGAACCGGTGCTGACCGTGCGTGCCTCGCTCAATGCCGTGCCGACGTACCTGCGCTATGGCTTCGTGCTGGATGGCGAGGTCGGCGAGTTCAACGGGCTGGTGTACCAGCAGATGGTGCGGGCGGTGCCGCCTTCGGCAAGGGCGCCCCCTGGTCTGCACTGACCTCCCGCCCACATTCCCTGCGGCATGCCCGACATAAGCAAACTGAATCAGCACCTGCGCCGGCCGTTCCTACAATGGCCTGTCACCCTGCCCTACGAGATGCTGCCGATGCGCGTCGCGCTTTCCGTGTTGCTGCTGGCTTCGGCGCTGAGCGCCTGCACCCCGGCCCCGGTTTCCACCGCCAGTTCCGCGGAGGCGCGCGCGCCGGCCGGCGCCATCGCCTGGCGCCAGGGCGATGTGGACGATGCCTTCGCCGAGGCCGCCGACAGCGGCAAGCCGGTGCTGCTGTACTGGGGCGCGGTCTGGTGCCCGCCGTGCAACCAGCTCAAGGCCGGCCTGTTCAAGGACCCGGCCTTCATCGCACTGACCGGCAAATTCGTGCCGGTCTACCTGGATGGCGACGAGGAAGGTGCGCAGGCCTGGGGTGAGCGCTTCGGGGTGCGCGGCTACCCGACGCTGATCGTGCTGGACCCGCAGCGCAACGAAATCACCCGCGTCGCCGGTGGCAATGACGCCGCCGAACTGACCCGGGCCCTGACCGTGGCCGCCGGCCGCCGCAGTGCTGTTGCCGCCACCTTGGCCACCGCGCTGGCAACGCCAGACCGACTGGCCGCGGAAGATTGGCAGGTGCTGGGCGACTACGGCTGGGAGGTCGACGCCAACCGCCTGGCTGGCGAGCGCAACAGCCAGGACGTGCTGCGCCAGCTGTCCAAGAGCGCACCGGATGCCGCCCTGCAGCGCCGCTTCGCCCTGCTGTCCTTGGCGACAGCCGAAAAGTCCGTTGCCTCGCCCACCGAAGTGCGCGAACTGCTGCAGGCCGTGCTGGCGCAACCTGCCGAAGTCCGTCGCAACCGCGAGCTGCTGGGCTATGCCGGCGCCAAGCTCGTGCAGCAGGCCAGCGCGGGCCCGGCCACGTCCAACACGCTGGGGCAGCAGCTGCTCGTCGCACTGGAGCGGGCAGATGCCGAACGCGGCGATCGCGCCGACGATGCGCTATCGCGCGCGTTGACCGAAGTCTCGCTGGCTCGCCAGCAGCAACCGAAGGGCGCGTTGCCGGCGGCACTGGTGGAACGGGTCAAGCAGCGCGTGGCCGCGGCCGATGCCGCCGCCACCGATGCGCATGCACGCCAGGCCACGATCAGCAGCGCGGTGTATGCACTTCGCGAAGTAGGTGACGACGCCGGTGCGGAAGCGCTGCTGCTGGCCGAACTGAAGCGCAGCGAGCAACCGTACTACTACATGCCGGAGCTGGCCGAACTGGCCGAGCAGCGCGGCGCCCCCGCCGGGGCGTTGGAGTGGTTGAAGCGTGCCTACGACGGCGCGCAGGGCCCCGCGACCCGCGTGCAGTGGGGCGTGCTGTACGTGGAAGGCCTCCTCAAGCTGGCGCCGGACGATGCGCCGCGCATCGAGCAAGCCACCGGCTCGCTGATCGCCGAGCTGGAAGCACAGCCTTCGGGCTACCACCAGCGCACCCGCCAGCGCTTCGAGCGCCTGGCCGGGCAGTTGAAGGCGTGGAGCAGCAAGCACCAGGGCGCGGAGACGCTGGCGCGTTTGCAGCAGCGCATGCTGCAGGCGTGCGGCGGGCAGGCGGATGGCGCGTGCAAGGAGTGGTTGAGTTGAGTTGATGAAAGCGCTGGCGGCTGGTTCGCCTGCCGGCGCTTTTGTTGACACGTGTGGGAGGGGGCGGGGGCAGCGCATCAGCGCGCCGGTGAGGGTTCGGAAAGCGGGAGCCCATGGCTGGCAGCTCGCATTGCATGAATGCTGCCAGCCATGGGCTGGCACTACTGAACCCGCTCCTGCTCCTGCCTTTGATTCCGTCTCCGCGCCA
This portion of the Stenotrophomonas sp. WZN-1 genome encodes:
- a CDS encoding isochorismate synthase codes for the protein MNDSLMQGAWPEAAPAPLESTDDASLFLLQHAGQHVHARGCRAALASGALATLAERVAEFFAQQRGGPGLLVGAVPFEPRADDALYQPERLLPPLPLQPQAAPPLEGELRAEPAALDYAAAVATAVQALRAPEQELHKVVLARSLLARTRQSLSPEVLLARLGADPSVATYAVPLPVEPGQAPAWLVGATPELLLRKRGAALLSHPLAGSARRSADAAEDERAAQALLASRKDHDEHRHVVEAIVDGLAPYCSHIDAQPRPALHATASMWHLGTRIHATLKDPQTSAAELLAQLHPTPAVCGTPRLAALQRIRELEPVPRGFYAGAVGWLDAQGDGDWYVAIRCARLQGTQLRLYAGAGIVADSQPEAEVAETAAKFAALLNALGVHESAPAIEPAA
- a CDS encoding TIGR03571 family LLM class oxidoreductase, coding for MSDFNPAYAALFPQQGLSLGLMTPVASQGLADPREARRIARLADDLGFAALWARDVPLMVPQGPDATASALDDPFLWLGMLAAATERIVVGSAAIVLPLRRPLQVAKSALSLDRISDGRFMLGLGSGDRPEEFAAFGEDLQGRAANFRERWTLLRAALSPEADERTAVLQATGGFDVLPAPATRIPMLVVGTARQSLQWIAREAEGWATYHREEAAQEGRIGLWQQALVQGGGPGKPFVQSMLLDLQADPQAPAEPLPLGLKVGRDGLRDYLLRVHAQGVAHVMFNLADNGRPMDDVLREIGEQVVPHMLR
- a CDS encoding AMP-binding protein, giving the protein MNTSTDSSRLPLQQVWPDALAARYRDAGHWRGETFPAFLRERAERYADDIAVVAGDVRLSYAQLWHEAGRIGAGLLALGLQPGERVLVQLGNTAGFITTVCGLFRAGLVPVYALPAHRITELVHFANKAEASAYITTTLHDGFDHRGLARALQAEVSAVRHVVIDGDAAEFVALEALQGDRSQLPADPDPQSVAFLQISGGSTGLSKLIPRTHDDYIYSFRASNDLCGIDRDSVYLVALPAAHNFPMSSPGFFGALYAGARVVLSPGPGPDAAFPLIAREKVTCCGLVPPLALLWAQAAATTPHDLSSLQVLQVGGAKLVPEAARRVIDGLGCTLQQVFGMAEGLVNYTRLDDPEELIVACQGRPISPDDEVRVVDDHDQPVAEGEVGHLLTRGPYTIRGYHNDAVANARSFTDDGFYRTGDRVQQLPGGYLVVQGRAGDHINRAGEKISAEEIEDHLLAHPGVFDAAVVSIPDEYLGERSCAFVIPHGEPFKAPALKAWMRTRGLAAFKVPDQVVFVESFDTTAVGKISRRELRAQLRARHLQQTGGTR
- a CDS encoding isochorismatase family protein; its protein translation is MALPRITHYPLPTAAELPQARGPWRPQRDRAALLVHDMQRYFLAAFDAGNAPLRPAVDNIARLLAHCRAHGIPVFYTAQHGDQDRRDRGLQADLWGPGMRSSADHEPIIDVLAPQPGEHVLVKHRYSAFQRSNLETLMRVRGRDQLLVTGVYAHIGCTATVVEAFQRDIEAFIAADAVADFSRADHDQALHWIARTCGVPMTTDQLLEVL
- a CDS encoding DUF3817 domain-containing protein; translated protein: MHPTGRLFAAVAFIEAVTWAGLLIGMWMKYGPMANVALVKLFGPLHGVAFLVYVAVTLFAAVRLRWPWWASALALLAAIPPLVTLPLEWWFKGRGLLGLRAMR
- a CDS encoding MFS transporter — encoded protein: MHARPVVPGLPALVLAALIGTMAMMSFVAVIGPVVRMLGLSEWHAGLSVTAAGVLWMLAARPWGQLSDRIGRKRVLMLAMSAYTVVYIALAVFIDVALQAVPPVLVSVLVLVGARGLIGLFYAAVPPTAAALIADKAPTGQRAKFLARLGSANALGMVLGPAAAGWLAYTNLSLALYVAALLPLLALALLAWRLPATPPVVGASAQRRAPMSRTDSRLRLPQLAAFIAMVSVTIAQVTVGFFAIDRLGLDAAAGARMAGIALTAVGVGLILAQALVMKLEVHPRRWIILGALISGIGFASVAGVQQAWQLPTAYALAAFGMGFVFPSFQALAADAVEAHEQGAAAGTVAAAQGLGMVAGPMLGTLLYRGGPSLPYLLVGALLLLLCALAAAHRMKETP
- a CDS encoding enterobactin synthase subunit F, encoding MNAVALATPVALTEAQAGLWFAQRLAPDNPSFNTAHAVWIEGALDVAAFVAAADQAAGEAQAFALRFAEGADGQPLQWHDPAHVPLLSVRDVSTEADPAAAARNLMHADRLSPVDPTRDRISQQVLFDLGGQRWVWYLRVHHLAADGYGMALFTGRVCALYAGRTGEPLPGLAGVLADDAAYRADPRRAQAGQWWREHMQGAPAGVGLAGTLAASDDALRWVQPLDAAFREQLLQASVRWLQPWPDVLAALAAEYLRRMSAVDEVVLGVPYMGRLGNASARVPAMVMNVLPLRVAAGEGSVEAFTRALGRQLSQGRKHGRYRGEQLRRDLGLVGAQQRLHGPLVNVQPFYTPLALPGVQATLEVLCTGPVDDLTLGFRGDGQHLLDLEIEANPSLYSREDVQAHAARLLHFVSAALEAEDIAAVPLATGEEAQQVVHGFNATAHALPQTTLVELLQQGMDRDPQAPALVFGDATLDYATLEARSFALAAQLRAMGVGPNSVVAVALPRSLELVIALVAVLRAGAAYLPLDLAHPDERLARILASAQPVCVLAAADVAERMTGMPVLAPEQWTALSFAAPWPDPAPSDAAYVIYTSGSTGEPKGVVIEHRAIVNRLLWMREHYGIRTDDRILQKTPATFDVSVWEFFLPLLCGATLVVAGPDAHRDPTELARLIRDQGITTAHFVPSMLGAFLAAPASEGLQLRRVFTSGEALDASLRDRFHARVQAELHNLYGPTEAAVDVSYWPASAQDHSRPVPIGFPVWNTRLYVLDARTQPVPVGVAGDLYLGGVQLARGYLGRDDLTAERFLADPFLPGERIYRTGDVARWRPDGAVEYLGRSDHQVKLRGLRIELGEIEAALGELPGMERVEVLLRLDTPGDARLVAYVPAALADAAMLRGHLAKRVPDYMVPSAFVGVDHWPVTANGKLDRNALPKPPQNEISGLAPRTPLEQELAVLFAQALGRDAPVAVDADFFSLGGDSLSAVHLLLAIEQRWRCDLGLGALFAQPTVAALATRIAEPPALADHALGPVISLAATDADGPTPLFVLHPAGGIAWNYRRLARALQPARPVYGLQSAALDPKQPLPSSSEAMANDYVQRVVALQPKGPVHLLGWSVGGILAQAMAVRLHEIGREVGELVLLDAYPSECWRAEPEPDAIAALRALLAIAGHDPDAHPELDSRERILGFLRRGGSALGSLPDVVLDGVVRAVTGTNRLIREHIHQPFDGTLVHVRAGRDHQARPQLQSALWRTHARKVQALELPFLHAELTGRDAVAQLAPWLSARLRHWDEQQEIATCS
- a CDS encoding phosphopantetheine-binding protein yields the protein MAATGDVLDLERMRADVARVLECTPAEIGDDDNLIDLDLDSMRMLGLVLAWGNTGLPLEFSQLAEHTTLRQWWGVVQQLQAAQNA